GGTGGATAATTACCATCGTTATAAGGAAGATGTTGCGCTTATGGCCGAACAGGGCTTAAAAGCGTATCGTTTCTCAGTTGCATGGAGCCGAGTTATCCCGCACGGTAACGGAGAAGTGAATGAAGCTGGGTTGAAATTTTATGATAATTTGATTGATGAGCTACTTTCTTATGGAATTGAACCTGTTGTAACCCTATATCATTGGGATATACCTCAAGGGCTTCAAGATGAATATGGTGGTTGGGAATCTCGTCAAGTGATAGAAGATTTCACTACCTATGCTGCCCTACTTTTCGAACGCTTCAATGGTCGGGTGAAATATTGGGTAACACTTAATGAACAAAACGTCTTCATTTCACACGGGTATAAATTAGCTTATCATCCACCTGGTGTTTCTGACGATAAACGGATGTTTGCGGCAAATCATCATGCTAATCTAGCAAATGCTTCCGCGATTGCTAAATTCCGCGAACTAGGTATTTCCGGAAAAATCGGTCCAAGCTTTGCATATGGACCAAGTTACTCAATTGATGCCAATCCGCAAAACGTTTTAGCATCTGAAAACTCCGAAGAATTTAACGCACACTTCTGGATGGACGTTTACACATGGGGCGAATATCCAACCGCTACTTGGAACTGGTTAGAAGAGCATGGTCTCGCTCCAGAACTTTTACCAGGTGATACAGAACTTTTGAAAAAAGGAAAACCCGATTTCATGGGCGTGAACTATTACCGCTCAATGACACATGCGTTTAATGGTGCTGACGGGGTTGGTTCTGGAAAAATGAATACCACTGGTGAAAAAGGTACTTCTGAGGAGTCTGGTGTGCCGGGGTTATACAAAAATACCAACAATCCTTATCTAGAAAAAACTAATTGGGACTGGGATATCGATCCAACTGGCTTACGTATCGGCTTGCGTAGAATTACGAACCGCTACAAATTACCAATTATGATTACTGAAAACGGGCTTGGTGAGTATGATAGCTTAACAGAAGATCACAATGTACACGATGAATACCGTATAGAGTATATTCGCGCACATGCTCTAGCTATTCAAGAAGCAATTACAGATGGCGTCGAAATGCTCGGTTACTGCACTTGGAGCTTCACGGATTTATTAAGTTGGTTAAATGGTTATCAAAAACGTTACGGGTTCGTTTATGTTGACCGCGACGAAAATGATGAAAAAGAACTAAAACGCTATAAAAAAGATAGTTTTTACTGGTATAAAAAGACAATTGAAACAAATGGAGCTAATTTAGTAGAAGAACAGGGCAAATAAGCCTTGTTCTCTCTGCTTCACCAATTATTCTTGGGAGGGAATTTTTTATGAAAAAAATATTGCTTGTTTGTGCAGCCGGAATGTCCACAAGTTTACTCGTTACGAAAATGAAAGCGCACGCAACCTCAATTGGGGAAGAAATTGAAATCGAAGCACTTCCAGTATCTGAAGCTAGTAATGTGGTAGATAAAATGGATATCGTTATGCTTGGGCCTCAAGTCCGCTACCAAAAACCACAAGTAGATGAACTTGTACAAGGCCGAATTCCCGTTGTCGTTATTGACATGAAAGATTACGGTATGCTAAACGGTAAAGCTGTTCTCGAAAAAGCTTTTGCTGAAATTAGATAAGGAATTTAAAACAGGGAGGTTTTAAAATGAGTATAATGACAAAATTTGAACACGGAATGGAACGTGTTCTGGTACCAGTTGCGAATAAATTGAATTCTCAGCGCCATATTGCAGCAATTCGCGATGCATTTATTTTAGTTTTTCCATTAATTATGGCTGGTTCAATTATTACCTTAATTAACTTCGCAGTATTATCACCTGATGGCTTTATTGCAAAAATCTTATTTCTTGGGAAGATTTTCCCTAATTTAGCTGATGCGCAGGCAATTTTCTCACCTGTAATGCAAGGCTCAACGAATATTATGGCGATTTTAATTGTATTTTTAGTTGCTCGAAATCTCGCCATTTTCTTCAAACAGGATGATTTACTCTGCGGACTCACGGCGATTGGTGCTTTCTTCATTGTCTACACACCTTATACTGTTGTGGATAACGTTACTTATATGACCATTAAATTCCTTGGTGCTCAAGGTCTTTTCGTAGCAATTATTGTCGCGATTATTACTGGTGAGGTATTTAGTCGTCTAGCTAGGTCCCCGCGTTTAATGATTAAAATGCCTGAACAAGTACCACCAGCAGTTGCTCGTTCTTTTAAAGTATTAATTCCAGTTATTATCATTACAATTCTTTTCACAGTTATTAACTATCTTATTACACTTGTAGCTCCTGAAGGTTTAAATGACCTTGTATATACAGTTATTCAAGCTCCACTTAAAGATATGGGTACGAATGTTTTCTCTGTTATTATTATCGGTCTTGTATCTAACCTTTTATGGGTGCTTGGGATTCACGGACCAAATACAGTTGCGGCTATCCGTGACACCATTTTCACTGAACCTAACTTAGACAATTTATCTTACGTAGCACAGCATGGATCTGCTTGGGGCGCACCATACCCGGCAACTTGGGCTGGACTTAATGACGGATTTGCTAACTACGGTGGATCTGGTATGACACTTGGTCTTCTTATCGCTATTTTCATTGCGTCTCGTCGTGCAGATTACCGCGATATTGCGAAACTATCTATCGCACCAGGTATTTTCAACATTAATGAACCGGTTATTTTCGGTTTACCAATCGTATTAAACCCAATTATGGTTATTCCTTTCATCATTACACCAGCAATCAACACATTAATTGGTTACTTCTTTATCACAACAAAATTAATTCCACCTGTCGCCTATCAAGTACCTTGGACAACTCCGGGACCACTGATTCCATTCCTTGGTACAGGAGGAAACTGGCTCGCGCTTCTGGTCGGACTGCTATGTCTCGCCGTCGCGACAGTCATTTATCTACCATTCGTCATGGTCTCAAATAAAATTGCCGCGAGTGATGCCGCAATGGATGCAAATGCAACAGCTTCAACTGAAAAATAGGATGTGACAAAAATGAAAATCGCAGCATTTGATATCGGTGGAACGGCCCTTAAAATGGGGGTCGTTTTGCCACATGGAGAAATTATTTTAACGAAATCCGCCGAAATAATTGGCAGTGATGGTGACCAAATTTTAACAGAAATGAAGCAGTTTCTGGCAGAAAATACAGATGTGAACGGTATCGCTATTAGTGCCCCTGGTTATGTTAATCCAAAAACTGGACTGATTACGATGGGTGGCGCGATTCGTAGATTTGATCATTTTAATTTAAAAGTATGGCTGGAAACAGAAACAAATCTACCAGTCTCCATCGAAAACGATGCTAACTGTGCCCTGCTTGCGGAAAAATGGCTCGGTAAAGGCGCAGATTTAGATGATTTTCTATGCTTGACGATTGGAACAGGGATTGGTGGCGGGATTTACTCTAATGGCGCACTCGTTCGCGGAGGAAGATTCCGTGCTGGAGAGTTTGGTTACATGTTTAGCGAACGCCCAGGAGCAAGTAGACCAGGAAAATACACGCTAAATGAAACGACTACTATGCTCGTTCTTCGTAGATACTACGCCGAGATTACCAACCAACCGTTAGAAGAAATTACTGGCGAAGAAATTTTTGCGAATTATGATGCTGGTGACGCTATTTCCGAGCGATTAATTAATGAATTTTATACTGGAATTTGTACAGGGTTATACAATTTAATTTATCTATTTGACCCTACACATATTTTCGTTGGTGGTGGAATTACTAGCCGCCCTACTTTTATCACCGAGTTGCAGCATCATATGACTAGTTTTGGCTTACGCGACACAATTATCGAGACGGCTACGCATAAAAACCAAGCTGGCCTGCTCGGGGCAGTTTATCACTTTTTACAGGAGGAAAATAGACATGAATGAAATGGAAACCGTGATTTTTGGCATGATTAGCCAAGTTGGTTCTGCAAGAAGCAGTTACTTAGAAGGGCTCCGCGCGGCCCGTGGTGGTGATTTTGAAGAAGCAGAGGCAAAATTACAAGAAGGAAGCGAATCACTCGCAAACGGCCACCATGAGCACCATAAATTAATTCAAAAAGAAGCTTCCGGTGAAAAAGTGGAAATTCAACTACTTTTAATCCATGCAGAAGACTTACTTATTACAACGGAAACATTGCGCGAAGTTGTTACTGAGTTCGTCCATGTGTATAAGAAAATAAGTTAATATCGTTTTTCAGAAAAAATCTATCCTACTTAAGGGTAGATTTTTTTGTTTTATACTATGTTTTTACTTTTTTTGCTTCTGCTAAATCCAAGTTATTAAGTGCTATACTATTTTTAAATAAGCGGGGAAGGCTTGGGAGCAAGATTTGTCCCGCAAAAAAAAGCCACATTCGCTATAGTTAAAGTATCATCCAACTTGGCCAAGGAGGAAGATTTAAAATGGATATCAAAAGACTGAGCTTATTGCATCGTTTAACACGAATTCTTGATCGCAATCATTTTGGAACCATTGATTATGAACTTGCCAAATTTTTTTTAGACAACTATCGTTCCATAAGCAAAATGAATATTTATGAAATCGCTGAACAGAATTTCGTTTCACGCGCTAGTATTCGCCGTTTCGCCAGCCACATCGGTTATGAAAATTTTGCAGTAATGAAACAACATTTCCAAGACTTTGATGAAGGAGCCGAAGTTTACCTCAAAGTCCATGGCACTGCTGACTTCCGCATAGAATTATATCGCTATCTATCACTCATGATGGAAGAACTCAATGTTCGCATGAATTCAAGTGAGGTTTCCTGGCTTGTCAAAGAAATCGATCAAGCACAAGAAGTTGCTTTTATCGCTTCTAGTCATATCGCCGGTATTCTTCAAACCTTCCAACAAGAACTAGTAATCTTCGGAAAACGAGTAACTCTACTTTCCAATGAAGAAGATATTTGCGCTAGTCTAGATTATTTCGGTCCAGAAACAATGGTCATTGTCTTTTCTATTTCTGGTTTACTAGCAGAAACTTTAACACCCGTCATCAAGTGCTTCACTGGCAAAAAAATTCTTTTCACTTTAAAACGCGCACCTGAATTCAATTACAACTTTGAAAAAATTTATCATTTGCGTAGTCAGGAAAATACGGAGATTCCAGATGTTTTCTATTATTCTTATGCAGTTCATTATGTCTTAGATGTCATTTTAAGCGAGTTTTTAAAATTAAAAACGGAGAGGAACGATTTTAATGATTTATAAAAACAACCCCCTTTTTCCAGCAAATTTCATGTGGGGAGCTTCTAGTGCTGCCTGGCAAGTTGAAGGTGCCGTAAATGAAGATGGCCGCACACCTGCAATTATTGACTTGAATAGTAAAACAAAAAAACCATTTGCTGATAATTCTGTTGCATCTGATCATTACCACCATTATTTAGAGGATATTGCTTTGATGAAAGAAGCTGGTTTCACTTCTTACCGCTTCTCAATTGCTTGGCCACGTATTTATCCGGATGATTCTTTTGAACCTAACCAACTTGGCATTGACTTTTATAATCACTTAATTGATGCACTTGTAAAAAATGGTATAGAGCCCATTGTCACATTGTATCACTATGATATGCCAGTCTGGGTTGACGAAAAATATGACGGTTGGTATGGCCGTGGTATTATCGATGCTTTTGACCAATATGCACGTACTTGCTTTAAAGAATTTGGCGACCGTGTTAAGTATTGGTTGTCAATTAACGAACAAAACATGCAAATTTGTTACGGTGATTGGCTAGGTGTATGCAAAAATAAAGCGACTTGGTTTCATGATAAATGGAAAGTTAACCACATCATGAATTTATGTCATGCTAAAGCAGTTATCGCTTGCCACGAGCTAGTTTCAGATGGAAAAATAGGTCCAGTCCCTGGCTATGTTCCAATCTACCCTAGTTCTGCTAACCCTGAAGATCAAATTGCTGCAATGAATGCCGAAGAATTAACGGAAAAAGTATGGAATGATTTTTATGCCTTCCGGAAATATAATGGTTTTATTCGCAGTTATTGGAAAGAACATCATATTGACCCAGATATTCAAGCAGGTGATATGGCATTAATTGAACAAGCTAAAATCGACTTTTTCGCCTTAAATTGCTATCGTTCCAATGTTGCCAAAGAATGTTCGTTAACTGAAACAGAGCAAAAGCAGCAATTAAATAAAACTGGCAGAAAAGGAGAGTTTGTCTATCCAAAATTCCCTGGCTTATATCAACTTACCAATAATCCATATGTAGAAACAAATGACTGGGACTGGGAAATTGACCCTGTTTCACTCAGATACATGCTTCGTTACGTCTGGGATCATTATGGTTTGCCGATGATGATTACAGAAAACGGATACGGAGCCCATGAAGACATCTCCGCTGATGGTAAGGTTCATGATCCCGAACGTATCCGCTTTTTGCGCAACCAGATTTTTCAAGTTGGTAGAGCTATTCAAGATGGTTGTCAAGTCATTGGCTATAACCCTTGGTCCTATACTGATTTACTTAGTACCGGAAACGGAATGGCCAAAAGATACGGCCTAGTCTTTATCAATACTACCGACGATGAACTTCGTGATTTGAAACGCATTCCAAAAGATTCCTATTATTGGTATTCACGTTTAATTAAATCAAATGGACAAGACTGGGGAGAAGAAACATGAGCAAATATGATAAACTAATCCCAATTTTACTGGAAAATATCGGAGGAAGCAGTAATATACGTAGCGCAAATCATTGCGCTACAAGGCTTCGATTAAAACTACATGATAAGAATAAATTAAATAAAACAGCTCTTGAAAAGGAAACTCAAATTCTTGGCATCGTCGAGCATGGCGATGAAATCCAGCTAGTTATTGGCCCGGATGTGCCAAAAGTATACGCACTCGTAACGGCTCAGTTAGACCAAAATGAGCAAGTAACTATGCCAACTTCTAAGCAAAACAAAAGTTTCAGGCAATATGCACATACTATCGTTGACTTCATTAGTGGTACCTTTGTCCCTGTACTCCCTGTCCTTGTAGCAGCAGGACTAATCTCAGCCGTACTTAATATTGGAACCACTTTTTTCAACTTATCAAATGAAAGCGGTACCTATATTGTTCTTAATGCGATTAATCATGCTGGTTTTTACTTTTTACCTGTGTTTCTAGGTTATAGTGCCGCACGAAAGCTTGAAATTAGCCCTATCATGGGAATGTTTCTTGGTGCAGTGTTAGTTGATGGCTTAATTAACAATATCGCTAACCTATCTTTCTTGGGATTTCAAGTTCCACAAGCTGCTTATAATTCCACAACAATCCCAGTTATTTTCGGCGTTTTATTTATGTATATTATTGATAAGGGTGCAGATAAAGTTATTCCTGAAGCTATCAAATTCTTCATTAAACCACTGCTTGTTATGATTATTACTGTTCCTGTGACATTATTACTCCTCGGTCCACTTGGAAATATTGTCGGTAGTTATATAGCAGACGTTTTATCCTTTATGTATGTGCATCTTGGTTGGTTATCAGTTGGGCTAATGGGTGCACTTACACCG
The nucleotide sequence above comes from Listeria ivanovii subsp. londoniensis. Encoded proteins:
- a CDS encoding glycoside hydrolase family 1 protein, with protein sequence MEHKKLKPFPKDFLWGSASAAYQVEGAWDEDGKGPSVWDEFVRIPGTTFKETNGDVAVDNYHRYKEDVALMAEQGLKAYRFSVAWSRVIPHGNGEVNEAGLKFYDNLIDELLSYGIEPVVTLYHWDIPQGLQDEYGGWESRQVIEDFTTYAALLFERFNGRVKYWVTLNEQNVFISHGYKLAYHPPGVSDDKRMFAANHHANLANASAIAKFRELGISGKIGPSFAYGPSYSIDANPQNVLASENSEEFNAHFWMDVYTWGEYPTATWNWLEEHGLAPELLPGDTELLKKGKPDFMGVNYYRSMTHAFNGADGVGSGKMNTTGEKGTSEESGVPGLYKNTNNPYLEKTNWDWDIDPTGLRIGLRRITNRYKLPIMITENGLGEYDSLTEDHNVHDEYRIEYIRAHALAIQEAITDGVEMLGYCTWSFTDLLSWLNGYQKRYGFVYVDRDENDEKELKRYKKDSFYWYKKTIETNGANLVEEQGK
- a CDS encoding PTS sugar transporter subunit IIB, which encodes MKKILLVCAAGMSTSLLVTKMKAHATSIGEEIEIEALPVSEASNVVDKMDIVMLGPQVRYQKPQVDELVQGRIPVVVIDMKDYGMLNGKAVLEKAFAEIR
- a CDS encoding PTS sugar transporter subunit IIC — protein: MSIMTKFEHGMERVLVPVANKLNSQRHIAAIRDAFILVFPLIMAGSIITLINFAVLSPDGFIAKILFLGKIFPNLADAQAIFSPVMQGSTNIMAILIVFLVARNLAIFFKQDDLLCGLTAIGAFFIVYTPYTVVDNVTYMTIKFLGAQGLFVAIIVAIITGEVFSRLARSPRLMIKMPEQVPPAVARSFKVLIPVIIITILFTVINYLITLVAPEGLNDLVYTVIQAPLKDMGTNVFSVIIIGLVSNLLWVLGIHGPNTVAAIRDTIFTEPNLDNLSYVAQHGSAWGAPYPATWAGLNDGFANYGGSGMTLGLLIAIFIASRRADYRDIAKLSIAPGIFNINEPVIFGLPIVLNPIMVIPFIITPAINTLIGYFFITTKLIPPVAYQVPWTTPGPLIPFLGTGGNWLALLVGLLCLAVATVIYLPFVMVSNKIAASDAAMDANATASTEK
- a CDS encoding ROK family protein, coding for MKIAAFDIGGTALKMGVVLPHGEIILTKSAEIIGSDGDQILTEMKQFLAENTDVNGIAISAPGYVNPKTGLITMGGAIRRFDHFNLKVWLETETNLPVSIENDANCALLAEKWLGKGADLDDFLCLTIGTGIGGGIYSNGALVRGGRFRAGEFGYMFSERPGASRPGKYTLNETTTMLVLRRYYAEITNQPLEEITGEEIFANYDAGDAISERLINEFYTGICTGLYNLIYLFDPTHIFVGGGITSRPTFITELQHHMTSFGLRDTIIETATHKNQAGLLGAVYHFLQEENRHE
- a CDS encoding PTS lactose/cellobiose transporter subunit IIA yields the protein MNEMETVIFGMISQVGSARSSYLEGLRAARGGDFEEAEAKLQEGSESLANGHHEHHKLIQKEASGEKVEIQLLLIHAEDLLITTETLREVVTEFVHVYKKIS
- a CDS encoding MurR/RpiR family transcriptional regulator; this encodes MDIKRLSLLHRLTRILDRNHFGTIDYELAKFFLDNYRSISKMNIYEIAEQNFVSRASIRRFASHIGYENFAVMKQHFQDFDEGAEVYLKVHGTADFRIELYRYLSLMMEELNVRMNSSEVSWLVKEIDQAQEVAFIASSHIAGILQTFQQELVIFGKRVTLLSNEEDICASLDYFGPETMVIVFSISGLLAETLTPVIKCFTGKKILFTLKRAPEFNYNFEKIYHLRSQENTEIPDVFYYSYAVHYVLDVILSEFLKLKTERNDFNDL
- a CDS encoding glycoside hydrolase family 1 protein — its product is MIYKNNPLFPANFMWGASSAAWQVEGAVNEDGRTPAIIDLNSKTKKPFADNSVASDHYHHYLEDIALMKEAGFTSYRFSIAWPRIYPDDSFEPNQLGIDFYNHLIDALVKNGIEPIVTLYHYDMPVWVDEKYDGWYGRGIIDAFDQYARTCFKEFGDRVKYWLSINEQNMQICYGDWLGVCKNKATWFHDKWKVNHIMNLCHAKAVIACHELVSDGKIGPVPGYVPIYPSSANPEDQIAAMNAEELTEKVWNDFYAFRKYNGFIRSYWKEHHIDPDIQAGDMALIEQAKIDFFALNCYRSNVAKECSLTETEQKQQLNKTGRKGEFVYPKFPGLYQLTNNPYVETNDWDWEIDPVSLRYMLRYVWDHYGLPMMITENGYGAHEDISADGKVHDPERIRFLRNQIFQVGRAIQDGCQVIGYNPWSYTDLLSTGNGMAKRYGLVFINTTDDELRDLKRIPKDSYYWYSRLIKSNGQDWGEET